ACGCCAATAAACAAGTAAATTATTGAGTAATGATTTGTCATAGGCATTGTCTGAAATAAATGCTTAGCAAATTAAGTGTTTTATTTCTGTTAAGCAGAACGTTTGTTTTTATATGTTGTTCGATAAATAATGAATGTGAGATTAAGTGACACAGTTAATGTTCACAAATAATAAAAAAAGTGGTGTATGTAATGGAAAATATTGATTTAGAAGAAAAAGTAAACAAACTTGTATCTGATAATTTTTCAGAAGATATTGATAACAAAAAAGCAAGTATAAATTCAGCAATGGAAAACATAAAAAGCATTATTGAATTATGTGGCGATGATCCAGAAAGAGATGGCTTAATTGAGACACCCTATCGATTTTTGAAAGCTTTTTTTGAATATACAGAAGGCTATAAAGAAAATCCAAAAAACCATTTAAAGAAAACATTCGATGTGCAACAAGATGATATGGTATTGGTTAAAGATATTGAATTTTACTCCATGTGTGAACATCATTTCGCTCCCTTTTTCGGCGTAGCACATGTAGGCTATATTCCAGATCAAAAAGTTACGGGTTTATCTAAAATAGCTAGAGTAGTTGAAGGTTATGCTAGAAGATTTCAAGTTCAAGAACGCTTAACTTCACAAATAGCCACTGCTATAAATGAAGAGCTAAAACCTAAAGGCGTCATGGTTGTGATTGAGGCGAAGCATATGTGTATGTGTAGTAGAGGAATTAAAAAAGACCAATCATCAACTTTAACTTCTGCTGTACATGGCTTATTCCAAAGTAGCTATAACACAAGAAGCGAATTTTTGACTTTGATTCATAAATAATTTGATTAAGGTGTTGTAATGATATGAAACGAAAAGTTGCATTAATAACTGGAAGTGCAAAAGGTTTAGGTAAAAAAACTGCATTTGATTTAGCTGAAGCTGGTATAGATGTTGTGATTAACTACAAAACAAGCAAAGATGCAGCACAATATACCGTTGAAAAAATCAATACTCTATATGATGTCAATGCGATAGCTGTCCAAGCTGACGTTAGTGATCCTAATGAAGTAGACAGAATGGTGCAATATATTATGTCGACTATGGGTTCGATTGATATTTTAATTCATAATGCTGGTCCTTTTATAGCAGAAAAACTAAAAATAACTGACATCAGTTTTGAACAATGGGACTTAATGATTAATGGTAATTTTAAAAGTTTCTTTAACTTAGTTAAATGTATTGTTCCTATTATGAGGAATAATGCTTGGGGCAGAGTCATAACTATAGGGTTCGATCAAGTTCATACATTTCCTGCTTGGACATATCGTGGTGTTTATGCTGCTGCCAAAACCGGGACAATGTCTTTAACTAAAACTTTGGCTAAAGAAGAAGCTAGTTATAACATAACTTTTAATGCTGTTTCTCCAGGCGATATTTCAGAACAAAATAAAGATAAAGATATCAATTATGAAACAACAAATGGTAACTTCAAGCAACACGAAATACAGAGAGAAGAATATGGCGAAGATATTTCACGCGTTATCAAGTTTCTTTGTGAAGAAGATTCTGGTTACATAACAGGTGCGATTATACCTATTACCGGAAATCATAATATTGTTAATAAACACGATAATTAACAAAAAGCAGGCGCTTGAACATGACCGAAAACATTGTAATTATAGGTAGCTCTACCGTCAGCGTATTTACTACTAGTGAATTAAGAAAAGATGGCTATGAAGCTAAAATCACGATAGTAGAAAGCGAAAATCGTTTTCCATATGATAAGCCACCCCTATTTAAAGAGTGGATGCAGGATAATAAAGATGAAAAACTGCCATTGCTAAAGCCTGAAACATTTTTTGATGATAATAATATACAGTTAATCTTAAATACAAAATAACAAGTATAGATACAGACAAAAAGCAATTATTTTCAGAAGATGATCAAACTATTAGCTATGACAAACTAGTTATAAACTTTAAAAAGTGTTTTAAAAGAAGGTTAAACATGACATTTTATGACGAAAACGGCAATGCTATAGCTTACACCGAGGATTCAGTACACCTCTATCTTTTCACTGGTTAACCCGTAGTATATTTTGCAAATAAAAAAGTATACGGTTTTAACGGGGCTCATTTAGGTTGGTTTGAAGATGGGTGGATTAGAGATTTAAAAGGCAAATGCGTATTATTTAATTCCACAGCAACTGAAAAGGCCCAATAAACCTATAAAACAATCTGCGCCAGTTAAAGAGACTAAGCCAGTAAAAAATCAAAAAAGCGCGTGAAAAATAAAAAATATATATCATTCGTCCTGGTCACATATAAGAGGAAAAGATTTTCTATTACAAGGTATTTAAAAACAATTATAAGTAGAAGGATAAATAAATTGGAAATTGTTATTTATTATGATGGTTTAATTTACCTATAAACATTAAAATTAATACTTATGCTATATATAAAAATAACAATATTTCACAACTTCTTAATGGTATTGATAATATGTATCAATAAAAAATCCGCTTAATTCTGATTAAGCGGATTTTTGCTTTTTTTTACTTTCAAACCACTAATAACTTATCAAAAAACACTTCTGCTAAATTCAATTGATTATGAATTCAGTGGGAGTGTCTTACTATAATAACCACCATTAAAATAATTTATCCTACTATTATTATTCAAAGTTTTCATTGACAATGGCTCTAACGTTTTTCATAATGCTTGCCTTTTTATAGCCATGTAAATCATGCAATGCTTTATATGCTTTGAATAATTTTTTGTAGGTTGCGACTTTGTCTTCTTCTGGTTCTACTTGATAAAGTATCGGCTCTTTCATGGCTTGAATAGCCTGTTCAAATGAATCGTGTGCTTTACCGCTTATAGCGCCCAATATGGCTGCTCCTATTGCAGGGGCATACTCGCTATCGATAATAGTGATAGTCTTATTCAATACATTGGCATATATTTCCATTAATAATGGGTTTTTCTTCGGTATGCCGCCACATGCATATACGTTATCTACTTCCATTTGCCAACCTTGATATTGTTGCATAATCATTTTCGTACCAAAAGCCGTAGCTTCCATATATGCTCGGTAAATCTCTTCATGTCTTGTTTGTAGCGTCATGCCAAATAGACTTCCGGTTAGTGTACTATCACTTAGCACACTACGATTACCATTATGCCAATCGAGTGCCACTAAACCACTTTCTCCTGGCGCCAACTTCTGCGCCTTTTCATTAAGTAATTCAAAAATTGAAATATTACGATTTTCAGCTTCGACAACGTAGTCGTACGGTGTTTGTTTGGCGATATATTCAAATAGATCACCCACCGCAGATTGTCCCGCTTCGTATGCATAAAGTTCAGGAATGATAGCTCCTTTGACCGAACCAGAGATGCCCGGCACTTTATGTTGTTCTTTATTAAGCATTAAATGACATGTACTCGTTCCCATTACCAACGTCATTTCTTTATCTTTTTCTGAACCTATACCTAATAAACTCGCATGTGCATCAATAATAAATGGACTTACTGCTATTGTGTCTGGGAGTCCTAATTTATCAGCCATCTCTGTACTTAATGTACCGACTGTGTCACCAATATTTACGATAGGTGCATCGACTTTTGTTCTCACTATATCAGACAATGCATCATCTATTTGATCAAATAAGTCATAATGAAACCCTGACTCTTGTTGCCAAAACGACTTGAAACCTAGTCCGCAATTAGAACGAACATTTTTCCCAGTTAATTTATTAACAATCCAATCCCCTGCTTCCATAATATTGGCTGTTTTAGCCATTACTTCAGGTGCTTTATGTTGTACTTCCATTATTTTTGGAATCATCCATTCACTACTTACATTAAATCCATAGTAACCTAACCATCTATTCTTTTGTTGTAGTGCTGTTTGGAATAATTTATCGGCTTCGGCTTGAGCGCCGTGATGCTTCCACAATTTTACGTATGCATGTGGATTATCTTTGAAGGCTTCATAGTTATGCATCGGCTCCATATATTCATCTACAAATACTACAGTCGAAGAAGTGAAATCAATGCCCATTCCTACTATATTGTTAACATCAATGTTGGCATTTTTTATTATGTATGGAATGCCTTCTTCAATGACATCCATATAATCATTAGCATTTTGTAACGCAAAACTTTGTGGTATCTTTTGACCATTTAATTGTTGCTCGATTGTTCCATGAGAATATTCTTTTATATATTGTGAAATAATTTCACCATTAGCTGTATTGACTAAAAATACTCTCCCAGAACCCGTGCCAAAATCAATACCTATACTGTAATTCATAATAACCCTCCATATACGCACAATAGAAAACGCTTTATTAAATAATAAGCAACTTAATAGTAAAAAGCAACGCACAAAACTTAAATAAACGAACAAAAATAAACATTCATTCAATAATTACAAGCACATAAAAACACATTTATTGTAGTTTTATGATTGACATATGCAAATGAAAGCGATTACTATTGTTTTTACAAACATAAATGTACAAAAAATAGTTTTATTTTTTCTAAAAATGATTTTTCTATTTTATTAGCAGTTTATATTTAAGACATCCTAGACCGACAAGCATAACACTAACATCACTATGTGTGATTAAAGGAGTATTTTATATGAGAAATTCAAATTCAGTTTTAGGTATGCCTCGCCAAATTGTTTGGGGTTACATAGGTATTATTATTTTCATGATGGGTGACGGTTTAGAAATTGGTTGGTTAAGTCCTTGGTTACATGAAAATGGTTTTTCCGTTAAAGAGACGAGTGCACTGTTTTCTTGTTATGGGGTTACTGTTGCTTTAGCAAGTTGGTTTAGCGGTGTGTTTGCCGAAGCATTAGGCGGCAAAAAAACAATGATACTTGGTTTATTCTTCTATATTATAGGAACAATTTGTTTTGTTGGATTTGCCATTCCATCAAATAATTTATATTTGATGTTACCTGCATATGCGCTACGTGGTTTGGGTTACCCGTTATTTGCTTATTCATTTTTAGTATGGATTTCTTACCGTTCAGAGCAAAAAACGTTAGGTGCCGCAGTTGGATGGTTTTGGTTTGTCTTTACTGGTGGTTTGAATGTTTTAGGTGCACTTTATTCTATTTGGGCGATTAAATATTTAGGACACATTAACACGTTATGGAGTTCACTATTCTGGGTTATTTTAGGTGCCGTATTCACAATTATTATTAATAGAGATAAATTACCTTCAAATCAAGGAAGTTCGAAAGAAAAGCTAAAAGAGATACTTAAAGGTATAACAATTATGAAGGAAGAGCCTAAAGTATTACTCGGTGGTATCGTCCGTGTAATTAATACGACGGCACAATTTGCCTTCCCTGTGTTCTTACCTATTTATTTATCAAGTTTCGGTATACCTACATCAAAATGGTTAGCCGTATGGTCTACTATCTTTGTAGGCAATATAGTTTTCAACTTAATCTTTGGTATCGTTGGCGATAAAATTGGTTGGCGTAACACGGTTATGTACTTCGGAGGCATTGGTAGCGGTATCTCAGTATTATTGATTGGTTATATTCCGATGTGGACTGACGGAAATATTGTATTATTAACCATCGTCGGATTTTGCTGGGGCGCATTTATCGCAGCCTACGTACCTTTATCAGCATTAATTCCTACACTAGTTAAACAAGATAAAGGTGCAGCACTTTCTGTACTGAATTTAGGTGCTGGTTTACCAGTCTTTGTTGGTCCAATGATTGTAAATTTATTTATCGATATCGTACATGACATTGGTATCATTTGGATTTTAGGTATACTTTACTTTATTAGTACGATTCTTACTTATTTCATCAAGCTACCTAGAAGTGCACAGTATGAATAATTAAGGCATTACTAATTTTATTATACTTATGTCTAAAATGGGGTGTAGTTAATGTTACCAGCTGAACGCGAAGAAAAGATAATTGCTTTCTTATTAGAACATAAACAAGCAACGATACACACATTATCAAAACAGTTCAATGTTCACGAAGCCACGATTCGTCGTGATTTAAATAAACTTGAACAATTCGATCAAATTAAACGTACACATGGTGGTGTCGTATTAAATAAAGGGGAAGTATGGGACGAGCTTAGCTTCGCTGATAGACAAACGAGCAATTATGAAGAAAAAGTTGCTATTGCCACTAGAGCTGCTGAATTTGTACAGGACAACGATACTATTATTATTGATTCAGGTTCTACAGGGCTACAATTAGCCTTAGCTTTACAAAACAAACGCAACTTAACGCTTATCACGAATGATATTTATATTGCATCTACTTTAAAATCGACAAACCATCAGGTCATCGTTACTGGTGGTGCTTTGCATAAAGACAATTATGTCTTAGATGGCCAGCTTGCAAACAACGCTTTAAAATCTTTTAACCCTTTAAAATTATTTTTAAGTACCCCTGCGATAGACGCAGTAAAAGGTGTGACGCATTTTAGTGAATCTTTAGCATATACGAAAGCGCAAATGGTAGAACAAGCACAAGAAGTTTATGTCTTGGTAGATAGTTCTAAACTAGATAAAGTTTCTTTATATAATGTGTGCGTTCCAAACAATATAGACATGCTAATAACCGACACTTCAAATTCAAATGCAAATTGGAATTCATATCGTAATCATTTCAAACATTTAACTCGTGTCGAAGTAGCTCATAACAATAATTAATTACTATATAATCTAACAGAGGTCATTTCTATATTTAGGAAATGACCTCTGTTTTTTATCCATTAAATTGAGCAGGATCTGGCCCGACACGCTGATTTTTATTTAATTTATCTATTTTTGTCATTTGTGTTTCAGAAAGTTCAAATCCAAAAACATCAATATTTTGTTCTATACGTGCTGGTGTTATAGATTTTGGGATTGTTATTACTCCGTGTTGTATATTCCAACGTAGCACAACTTGTGCCGTTGATTTATTTATTGTTTGTGCAATTTCGTTAATGGTTTCATCCGCTAATATTTCTGCATTCATTAATGGTGACCATGATTCCATTTGAATATCTTCCTCTATTAAATAATTGCGTAACAATGATTGATTAAAATAAGGATGAAATTCTACTTGGTTAATAACTGGTTTGAATTGTGCGTTCTTTTTCAATGTTTCTAAATGATCAATATTAAAATTACTCACGCCGATATTTTTAACCTTACCATCCTTATATAACTTTTCCATGCCTAACCATGTATCAATCATTAATGCTTCATCTGTACCTGGCCAATGAACTAAATATAAATCTAAATAATTAAGTCCTAAATTATTGAGTGAACGTTCATATCCTCTAATAACATTGTTCTTGCCAAAATCATCAAACCATAATTTAGAAGTAATAAATAAATCTTCACGTGAAATGCCAGCTGCTGCTATGCCTTCCTTAATACCTTGGCCTACCATTTCTTCATTTTCATAAACTAAAGCTGCATCGATACTTCTATAACCATTTATAATTGCATGTTTTACTGCTAATTTTGCAGTATCATCGTTAGCAACTCGAAAAACGCCTAACCCTAATTGTGGCATCTCATTTCCATTATTGAATGTTAGTTGATTCATCATTATTTACTCCTTATATTAGCATTGCGCTAAGTTATGTTGTTTTTCTCTACTATATAATGTGTACATCATTGCACTTGCGACTATAACCATTACGAAGCCAAAGTAAGGTGTCATTGCTACTGAAAATTCATTTAACACGTAACCACCAATAACGGATCCTAATGTAATACCTATATTAAACGCTGAAATATTTAAGCTTGATGCAAAATTGACAGTCGCTTTATTTTCACGTTCTGCAAATAACACAACGATAAGTTGTAATCCTGGCACATTCATAAAAGCAAATAATCCCATAAATAAAATGGCGATAAGTCCAATAATTGGATGGTCTGTCGTTACACCTACAAATAAAAGTACGATGGCTTGAATTAAAAAGATAATACTTAAAGCTTTAGTAGGCATTTTATTCGTGAATTTACCACCTAAAGTATTTCCTATCGCTACCATCACACCGTATACGATAAGTAAAACAACGACTGTGCTATCGCTATAACCTAATTGATGTGTCAACATTGATGTTAGATACGTATAGACGACAAACGTGCCACCATAACCTAAGGCAGTAATTAAGTAGACAAGCATAAGGGATTTATTTTTAAATACTTTTAATTGTTGAATGATTGGTGATTGTTCAAATTCGTTTAAATTACTTGGCACGAAAATCACATTAGCAATCAAACTAATGAAACCAATAATTGCTATTGTGATAAATGACATTTCCCAACCGAAATTTTGTCCAATCCAAGTTCCAAATGGTACGCCTGTAATTGTTGCAACAGTTAATCCGGTAAACATCATAGCAATTGCACTTGAACGTTTATCTGGGGACACAAGATCACTCGCTATAGCTGTAGCAATAGACATAAACACGCCATGCATTAATGCAGATAAGACACGCATTGCTAGTAACATCGTAAATGACGCTGAAAATGCTGCTAATAAATTAGCCACAATAAAGATAACCATAATTGTAATTAATAAATGTTTTCTTTTCATTTTATTTGTAAGTGGCGTTAGTACTGGGGCCCCTACCGTAACTCCAATGGCGTATAAAGATACTGTTAATCCAGCCATAGGAATTGTAATATCAAATGCATTTTTAATAAGTGGTAATAACCCAACGCTAATAAATTCTGTCATACCAATCGCAAAGGCTGAGACGGCTAAAGCAATAATTGCTAATTTTTGTTGTTTCATTTACTTCTTTCCTTCCTCTTTTATTAATATGTGTGTTATTATAATTCCATTAATCAAAAGAAGTAAGTACGCACTTTAAAGTCATATAGGTACCTAAAAGTACTATAGGCACTTTTTAGTACCTATGGAGGTGGAATATATGTTAAAGAATCATTATAATATCGGCGTAGAAGCAACGATTGATGTGTTAGGTGGCAAATGGAAACCTGTAGTGCTCTGTCATTTGAAGGATAATTGTACGATGCGAACTTCCGAACTTAAACGCGCCATCCCTAATATCACTCAAAAAATGTTGACGCAACAATTACGAGAGTTAGAAGAAGATAGCATTATCGAACGTATTGTTTATCAACAAGTGCCACCGAAAGTCGAATACAAATTATCCGATTATGGACAGACGTTAAGTGAAATTTTATCTTCTTTATGCCAATGGGGAGAATTTCACATTGCTAAAATGCACGATGAAGGTCGTCCAGTATCTTTAGAAAAGCAAGACTTTATTAATATTCCAGATTTAGTAAGCTCTGAATAATTTATAGGCATAAAAAGTAACCTCGACGTTATCATTAACATCGAGGTTACTTTTTATTGTTTATTATTAAACGCCTGAATAAGAATTAAATCCACCATCGACTGGCACAACAACACCGGTTACAAAGCCACTTTGTTTATTGTCTATTAACCAATATAAGGTACCTAACAATTCCTCTGGTTCACCAAAGCGTTGCATAGGCGTTTGTGATAAGATTTTATTGGCTCTTTCAGAATAAGAGCCATCATCATTTCTTAACAAACCTTTATTTTGTGCAGTTTCAAAAAATCCTGGCGCGATTGCATTGACGCGGATTTGACCTGCAAAGTAAGTACTTAACCATTGTGTAAAGTTGCTGACAGAAGCTTTTGCACCACTATATGCTGGAATTTTAGTTAGTGGCGTAAATGCGTTCATTGATGAAATATTAATAATTGTACCTTGTTCAGATGTCACGACATCTTGACCAAAGACTTGTGAAGGTAAAAATGTTCCTGTGTAATTTAACTTAAATACTTGATCAACACCATCTTCAGTTAAATCAAAGAAAGATTTTCCACTGTTTTCATCGTACATTTCGTCATCAGTTGTAGCATTAGGATTGTTACCGCCTGCCCCATTAATTAAGACATCAATTTGACCAAATGTTTGATTAAATGTCTTTTTAGCTTGTTCTAAGGCTTTTTTGTCTAATACGTCTGCCACTAATCCTACAGTTTGTTTATGGTCTGCGTCTATTTGTTGTTGCAAGTTAACAATCTTGTCCTCAGAACGTCCTAATATACCTACATTAGCACCTTGATCAACTAATGCTTTGACGAACGTTGAACCAATAACGCCTGTGGCACCGGTTATCACTATGTTTAAATTTTCAAATTGTGTCATTTTATTTGCGCACCCCTTCGATTAAGCCATTAATATAAGTTGCACCTAAGGCACGGTCGTATAAGCCATATCCTGCCTTACCTGTTTCTCCCCAAATCATTCGTCCATGATCGGGTCTAATTGTACCTTTAAAATCAATGTCTACTAATGCTTCAACTACGGCTTTCATGTCCACCGAACCGTTTTTAGATAAGTGTCCAGTTTCTAAGAACGAATACTCACCGATACGTTTAACGTTACGCATGTGCATAAAGTGAATATGATCTCCAAACGTTCTGATCATTGTCGGCAAGTCATTTTCAGCAAGTGAACCTAACGAACCTGTACAGAAACATATGCCGTTATTTTTACTATTATTGATAGATAATAGACGTTCATAACTATCTTTATTTTTAATAATTCTTGGAATACCGAAAATTGGCCAAGGTGGATCGTCCGGATGTATCGCTAGATCAACATCATGTTCTATCGCCGTCGGTAACACACGTTCTAAAAAGTACTCTAAGTTTTCCCATAATTGTTCTTCTGAAGTCTCACGGTAGTCTAAAATCAATTGATTCATTTCTTCTCGAGAGTAACTTTCATCCCAGCCCGGTAAATTTAAATCCGTTGTTAAAGGGTCGATATCTTTAATTTGATCATGTTTATAAATCAAAGTGTTAGAGCCATCCTCAAGTTCATAATCTAATTGTGAACGTGTCCAGTCAAATACTGGCATAAAATTATAAGTTACAGTTTTAATACCATTTTCAGCTAAATTAATAAGTGACGTTTTATAATTTTCGATAAGTTCATCTCTATTATCAACGCCTAATTTAATATTTTCATGTACAGGTAAACTTTCAACTACTTCAAACTTTAGACCTTCAGCTTCAATTGTAGCTTTTAAGTCAGCAATACGTTCACTCGTCCAAACTTCACCTACTGGCACATCATAAATGGCCGAAACAATATGCTTCATATCAGGAATTTGTTTAATTTGTTGTAAGGTTACTGGATCGTCTTTGCCGTACCATCTAAATGATAATTCCATAACGTTTAAACCTCCTTAATGCCATCGATTTTGAATAGTTTTAATGCATTATTGAAACAAATATCTTTCAGAATTTGTTCAATTGTTTTATTACTTAACGCAATTTCACCTTTTTCAATTCTGTCGCCTAATAAATTACATAAAATGCGTCTGAAGTATTCATGTCTAGTATATGAAGTCATACTTCTTGAATCTGTTAACATACCTACAAAGTTTGGTAATAGACCGACATTCGCATAATCTATTAAGTGCTGTTCCATGCCTTCTTTAGTATCGTTAAACCACCATGCTGCCCCTAATTGAACGCGATGTTCACTATTCGTAAAGTTACCAGCAGTGGCTTGTACCATTAAATGATCTTGACCATTATTTGGATAAATAATAGTGTCTGATAATGCATTGTTTAATTCTAAATGATTAAGAAAGGCGTTTAAGCGTTTTGCACTCAATTGATCGCCCACACTATCAAATCCACTATCAGCGCCAACTTGTTGGTACATTTTTGTATTATTGTTGCGTGTAGGTCCTAAGTGGAATTGCACGACCCAATTTAATTCTTTATAAACTTTTGACAATTCAGTCATAATAAAGCCAGCTAACTCGTATTGTTTTGCTTCTTCGATAACGCCACCGTTTAACACTTTTTCAAATAATTTGGCCGCTTCTTCTTCATCAACAGTGACACATGGTGTCTTTTCAAAACTTTGATCCGAACTTAAAGCACCATTTCTGTCAAAATAATATATGCGTTCTTTTAATGCTGAAATATAGCTTGTTAAATCATTAATATTACAGTCTACATTCTTTTTTAACTGTTCAACTTTTGCAGTGACTGTGTCTTTGCTTAGGAACACATAACTATCTGGTCTAAACGTTGGGCATACTTTAAAATTAACTTTTTTATCTTCATTCAATAAACGATGATATTTTAAATCGTCACATGGATCATCGGTTGTGCACACGACTGAGA
The Staphylococcus kloosii genome window above contains:
- the folE gene encoding GTP cyclohydrolase I FolE, translated to MENIDLEEKVNKLVSDNFSEDIDNKKASINSAMENIKSIIELCGDDPERDGLIETPYRFLKAFFEYTEGYKENPKNHLKKTFDVQQDDMVLVKDIEFYSMCEHHFAPFFGVAHVGYIPDQKVTGLSKIARVVEGYARRFQVQERLTSQIATAINEELKPKGVMVVIEAKHMCMCSRGIKKDQSSTLTSAVHGLFQSSYNTRSEFLTLIHK
- a CDS encoding SDR family oxidoreductase, whose amino-acid sequence is MKRKVALITGSAKGLGKKTAFDLAEAGIDVVINYKTSKDAAQYTVEKINTLYDVNAIAVQADVSDPNEVDRMVQYIMSTMGSIDILIHNAGPFIAEKLKITDISFEQWDLMINGNFKSFFNLVKCIVPIMRNNAWGRVITIGFDQVHTFPAWTYRGVYAAAKTGTMSLTKTLAKEEASYNITFNAVSPGDISEQNKDKDINYETTNGNFKQHEIQREEYGEDISRVIKFLCEEDSGYITGAIIPITGNHNIVNKHDN
- a CDS encoding FAD/NAD(P)-binding oxidoreductase — translated: MTENIVIIGSSTVSVFTTSELRKDGYEAKITIVESENRFPYDKPPLFKEWMQDNKDEKLPLLKPETFFDDNNIQLILNTK
- a CDS encoding ribulokinase, with product MNYSIGIDFGTGSGRVFLVNTANGEIISQYIKEYSHGTIEQQLNGQKIPQSFALQNANDYMDVIEEGIPYIIKNANIDVNNIVGMGIDFTSSTVVFVDEYMEPMHNYEAFKDNPHAYVKLWKHHGAQAEADKLFQTALQQKNRWLGYYGFNVSSEWMIPKIMEVQHKAPEVMAKTANIMEAGDWIVNKLTGKNVRSNCGLGFKSFWQQESGFHYDLFDQIDDALSDIVRTKVDAPIVNIGDTVGTLSTEMADKLGLPDTIAVSPFIIDAHASLLGIGSEKDKEMTLVMGTSTCHLMLNKEQHKVPGISGSVKGAIIPELYAYEAGQSAVGDLFEYIAKQTPYDYVVEAENRNISIFELLNEKAQKLAPGESGLVALDWHNGNRSVLSDSTLTGSLFGMTLQTRHEEIYRAYMEATAFGTKMIMQQYQGWQMEVDNVYACGGIPKKNPLLMEIYANVLNKTITIIDSEYAPAIGAAILGAISGKAHDSFEQAIQAMKEPILYQVEPEEDKVATYKKLFKAYKALHDLHGYKKASIMKNVRAIVNENFE
- a CDS encoding MFS transporter, with amino-acid sequence MRNSNSVLGMPRQIVWGYIGIIIFMMGDGLEIGWLSPWLHENGFSVKETSALFSCYGVTVALASWFSGVFAEALGGKKTMILGLFFYIIGTICFVGFAIPSNNLYLMLPAYALRGLGYPLFAYSFLVWISYRSEQKTLGAAVGWFWFVFTGGLNVLGALYSIWAIKYLGHINTLWSSLFWVILGAVFTIIINRDKLPSNQGSSKEKLKEILKGITIMKEEPKVLLGGIVRVINTTAQFAFPVFLPIYLSSFGIPTSKWLAVWSTIFVGNIVFNLIFGIVGDKIGWRNTVMYFGGIGSGISVLLIGYIPMWTDGNIVLLTIVGFCWGAFIAAYVPLSALIPTLVKQDKGAALSVLNLGAGLPVFVGPMIVNLFIDIVHDIGIIWILGILYFISTILTYFIKLPRSAQYE
- a CDS encoding DeoR/GlpR family DNA-binding transcription regulator; translation: MLPAEREEKIIAFLLEHKQATIHTLSKQFNVHEATIRRDLNKLEQFDQIKRTHGGVVLNKGEVWDELSFADRQTSNYEEKVAIATRAAEFVQDNDTIIIDSGSTGLQLALALQNKRNLTLITNDIYIASTLKSTNHQVIVTGGALHKDNYVLDGQLANNALKSFNPLKLFLSTPAIDAVKGVTHFSESLAYTKAQMVEQAQEVYVLVDSSKLDKVSLYNVCVPNNIDMLITDTSNSNANWNSYRNHFKHLTRVEVAHNNN
- a CDS encoding aldo/keto reductase; amino-acid sequence: MNQLTFNNGNEMPQLGLGVFRVANDDTAKLAVKHAIINGYRSIDAALVYENEEMVGQGIKEGIAAAGISREDLFITSKLWFDDFGKNNVIRGYERSLNNLGLNYLDLYLVHWPGTDEALMIDTWLGMEKLYKDGKVKNIGVSNFNIDHLETLKKNAQFKPVINQVEFHPYFNQSLLRNYLIEEDIQMESWSPLMNAEILADETINEIAQTINKSTAQVVLRWNIQHGVITIPKSITPARIEQNIDVFGFELSETQMTKIDKLNKNQRVGPDPAQFNG
- a CDS encoding MFS transporter; protein product: MKQQKLAIIALAVSAFAIGMTEFISVGLLPLIKNAFDITIPMAGLTVSLYAIGVTVGAPVLTPLTNKMKRKHLLITIMVIFIVANLLAAFSASFTMLLAMRVLSALMHGVFMSIATAIASDLVSPDKRSSAIAMMFTGLTVATITGVPFGTWIGQNFGWEMSFITIAIIGFISLIANVIFVPSNLNEFEQSPIIQQLKVFKNKSLMLVYLITALGYGGTFVVYTYLTSMLTHQLGYSDSTVVVLLIVYGVMVAIGNTLGGKFTNKMPTKALSIIFLIQAIVLLFVGVTTDHPIIGLIAILFMGLFAFMNVPGLQLIVVLFAERENKATVNFASSLNISAFNIGITLGSVIGGYVLNEFSVAMTPYFGFVMVIVASAMMYTLYSREKQHNLAQC
- a CDS encoding winged helix-turn-helix transcriptional regulator; its protein translation is MLKNHYNIGVEATIDVLGGKWKPVVLCHLKDNCTMRTSELKRAIPNITQKMLTQQLRELEEDSIIERIVYQQVPPKVEYKLSDYGQTLSEILSSLCQWGEFHIAKMHDEGRPVSLEKQDFINIPDLVSSE
- a CDS encoding SDR family oxidoreductase, producing the protein MTQFENLNIVITGATGVIGSTFVKALVDQGANVGILGRSEDKIVNLQQQIDADHKQTVGLVADVLDKKALEQAKKTFNQTFGQIDVLINGAGGNNPNATTDDEMYDENSGKSFFDLTEDGVDQVFKLNYTGTFLPSQVFGQDVVTSEQGTIINISSMNAFTPLTKIPAYSGAKASVSNFTQWLSTYFAGQIRVNAIAPGFFETAQNKGLLRNDDGSYSERANKILSQTPMQRFGEPEELLGTLYWLIDNKQSGFVTGVVVPVDGGFNSYSGV
- a CDS encoding mannonate dehydratase; the encoded protein is MELSFRWYGKDDPVTLQQIKQIPDMKHIVSAIYDVPVGEVWTSERIADLKATIEAEGLKFEVVESLPVHENIKLGVDNRDELIENYKTSLINLAENGIKTVTYNFMPVFDWTRSQLDYELEDGSNTLIYKHDQIKDIDPLTTDLNLPGWDESYSREEMNQLILDYRETSEEQLWENLEYFLERVLPTAIEHDVDLAIHPDDPPWPIFGIPRIIKNKDSYERLLSINNSKNNGICFCTGSLGSLAENDLPTMIRTFGDHIHFMHMRNVKRIGEYSFLETGHLSKNGSVDMKAVVEALVDIDFKGTIRPDHGRMIWGETGKAGYGLYDRALGATYINGLIEGVRK